GCACCggtcattttcaatcaaaatccTGCTAGTGTTGATTGTTCAATGAATGGACTTATGATAATATGTGAGTTCGAAATAAATAGTGTATATGTTCTGATTGCGCCAGTCATTGCCATTTTATCATAATAACAGTTTTAGTATAAATGAATATTGCTTTTTGTATACTACGCAATTAATTGTAAGTAATTTTGGTTGTGTCGTGGATTTTATTTAATGCTTATACTTAAAAGGGTCATAAATATACTATTTCGCAGTCAACGgtgttttcatacttttttttataattttaacaaaaaaaaattctatgcTTGTGTTACTCAATTGTATTGATGGTGATGAATTCgtataattttgatgacatATTATAAATAGGCAAcagtttttttgtaataattagTTGGCTGAATTTGACCAATCGCACGAGCAGCTTTGTCCAAAACCTTTTAAACTTGCCCCAATAAAAAGTGTTCTATTTTCATGAAGAAACGGCCTTTCTTTACCCCGTAAGGAATACCGAACATCTGCTTTACTGTATCAAGTTTAGCAGTTTTACCAAATCGAAACAGGTCGGGttgtgaagaagaaaaagaaagaagaagCAAGGTAATGGTAACTCCGATAGAAATACAACAGATATGACTGTCTGGTGCTTATCTCTTGAGTTTTaagcatttcttttatttcgATATATCTGTAGGAAGACACTCGATTGACAATGCATAATTCACAAGCAGAAGTTACAAATACAAGGGCACAACAATTCTCTTCCTATTGGCGGCGCAATGTGTGGAAACCAATCCTGGCCCCGATCTGCGCGAGCGTAGCACCCGTGGCCGTTCTTCAAATCGTTCCTCTTCCCAAGTATCTACCGCCGGTCGACACAATGCGGAAACCAGCGACATCGACGCCGGGCTGTCTCAGCTATCACAGACAGACCACCTTAGGCAGCAGCCTGAGGTAGCCGGAGGTGCCCATACCGGAAATCAGCCCCAAATTAACAACTGGTAACACCAAGGTCATAAGCATCGGAATACAGATAGTGAGAACTCGAGCCACGAGAGTTCGAGCCATTCTCCTGCCGATTTGAATATCGCCACATTATTACTAGAAATACGAAATGATGTAAAATGCATGAATAAGAAATTCGACCATTTAGAACAGTCTGTAAATGAGTTAAAAcgtgaaaatattgaaataaaagaacaaaatagcAAACTGTCGGAAACAGTCgaaacaataaatgataaacTTAAGGTTTTCGAAGATAAACTGAACGCGAACACACGACAACAGGAAAAACAAGATATACTTATTCGTAAGAGTAATTTGAAATTCTGCGGTATCGACTTCACTGCACGTGAATCAAATACACAAACTGAAGAGAAACTGCGAACTTATATTTCGCGTAACCTTGAAGCGAATAcagaaaatattcatttcgATTTTGTACATAGGCTTCCGTTTAAGCAAACGCATCCCATACTCGCTAAGTTCTCGTCAATTAAGGACCGTGACACCGTTCTAAACGCATTTCGAGATAAGCGAAAGCACGGGGCCGTACAGGGTAGAGTAGTCGAGGATCTGCCGGACCGCGTTATGAAGGCTCGAACCGGACTGTTCCCTTTCATGCAGGAATGCATTAACAGAGGAAAATCGGCGAAATTGAAACATGATAAGTTACTGGTAGATGGTGACTTATATGAATTTGACTTTGATGCCAAAAAGCCTGTGTTGGTACCGCAGAAATAGGGATTAGGCCAAGGTCCAAAATACTGTTgtaatgtaaatacatgtaatgataCTTTTGTACAGTTGTGCTCTTTCAATATACAAGgacttaagaaatatttacatgacactgctttgaaaacattttgtagTGCATTTGATATTATCGCACTTTATGAAACATGGCAAACCGAGGCGAATGAATTCGATGATTTCCTAGATGGGTATACATGTTTTGACGAAAGACGAATAAGTAATCATAGAAGAGGTTCTGGTGGCGTTATAGTGTTTCTAAAAGATAAACTAGCAAAGATTTTTACACGCTTATATGAACAATTCGATGATTGTGTATTTTTACATGTAGCCAAGGAACATACGGGATTTAACAATGATCTTATACTATGTTTTACCTATATATCGCCAGAATATTCTCCGATATATGCTGATGGTGAGCAAGATGGTGTTTATAAACTTAATCAAAAACTTCTGAGTGTGTTGTCCGATTTTCCGACGGCGAGTATGTTAGTAGCTGGCGATCTGAATGCCAGAATAGGCGATCTCAAAGATTACATTCCCAACGATGATACAGACTTTATATTTGGTCAAACGGATTACCCATCTGACACCTTTAATGTCCCGAAACGAAATAAAGACACTGTTTTGAACAAGTTTGGGTCAAGCCTTATTGAACTATGCTGTTcatttgatattcatacattGAATGGTAGAGTAAATGGAGATGAATACGGGGAATATACATGCACGGCAAATGGGGGATGTAGCGTAGTTGACTATATTTTAGCAGCTACAGacttgtttcaatatatatcatgctttgaaatagcaaGTGAATCTTTCTCAGATCATTTCCCACTGAAATGTCAACTAGTTCACATAATCCTATTAAATCTGAAGATGCTTTTCGCACGGCGTTTCATTATGTGTATAGGCAGGAAGTTAGAGACACTTTTGTGACAAACTTTGAAGAAACGTTTGAAaaatttgataaacatgttGACCAAAATAATTACCTTGTGAAACTTGAacaatttaacacattttttcataaatctGGTGTTTGCTTTAAGAAGGTACGATGTGGTCCCGCTACCAAACACGAACGACCGCGTCAACCCGAATGGTGGGATaatgaatgtaaacatttaaaacaggaCAAATATCATAGCCTACGTAACTATAGAACAACAAATACTAAATCggacttaaataaatatttagataaacGAAGGCAGTTTAAACAGTGCGGTAAAgccaagaaaaatatattagtGTCAAACCGACGTGAGGACCTTATAAACTGCTGTAATGAACCTAAACGGTTTTGGTGTAAAATAAACAGTGCTAAGCGAACCAGATCGAACACAAGCGATTTAATAGACAGTAGCCAGTGGTTATCGTATTTCAAAGACTTGTTTTCAACATCAGAGGCCGAGAACCCACAGGCGCGGTCTGATGATTACGTTAGCGAGCGATTAACAAGGGAAACAAATACGTATGTCTTAAATGAACCTTTTACTGAGAGTGAGGTGTCGGATAGTATTAAAAGTCTGAACGGAAATTGTGCATCAGGGGCCGATGGACTGAGTATGGAGATGTTTAAAATCACTTCAAATAAAACTGTGCCATTTTTGACAAAActgtttaatgctatttttgaaaagggtatATATCCTGATGGGTGGGGAGAGAGTCTTATATGCCCATTCACAAAAAAGGATCAAAACTAGAGCCAAATAATTATAGGGCTATATCATTATCGAGTAGCCTTAGTAAAATATTCATGCAAATTCTTTCCAAAAGACTCATGAACTGGTCCGATGATAACTCGATTATCGACGAATCGCAAGCAGGCTTCAGAAAAGGATACTCGACGTTtgacaatattttcaatttacagTCTGTTATTCAGAAATATACTACTCGCCAACGTGGGCGGTTTTATGTATTTCACGTGGACCTGTTCAAGGCCTTTGACAGCTGTAAACACAAAAAGATCTTCGAATGTTTGTCCAGGAACAATATAAATTGCCCGTTCTTGCAAATATTTCGCTCAATGTATAGTAAACTGAAAGCAAGTGTTAAACTCAAACATGGACTGACAGATATCTTCCAGTGTGAATTAGGAACAAAGCAGGGCTGTTTGAGTTCACCAATAATTTTTGCCCTCTTCATAAACGATCTTATTGGTTACTTAAGACTAAAAATGAACAATGGTGTGGTAATAGCAAATGATATTGATCAAGTATATGCCTTTATGTACGCAGATGACGTGTCTGGGTTTTCAGAAACCGCCATAGGCTTACAGAgacttataaacaatatatccCAATTTTGTGACGAAATAGGTATGCAAGTTAATACAGATAAATCAAAGGTGGTGGTTTTTAGAAACGGTGAGCCACTAAGAGCTTATGAACAATGGTATTATAAGGGGAAATTACTTGAAGTTGTGTCCTTTTATAAGTATTTGGGTGCATACTTCACTCCAAAACTAAGTTGGTCAATGACAAAAGATATGCTGTGTAAACAAGCTTCAAAAGCACtcattacaatatataaatatgaaaaatactttgGACATTTCAAACCCTCTCAatcttttatattatttgatgcAATGGTTGTGCCGATCCTTTGTTATTCATCCGAAATATGGGGCTATGAACTTTCCATAAACACAGAAAGAGTGCAAATAAACTTTTGTAAGAGAATATGTGCAGTGCATACAAATACAGCAAACTTCTTCGCACCTAGCGAATGTGGACGATTACCgttatttgtcaattatatGACAAGATGTATTAAGTACTGGACGAGACTTCTACAGATGTCACCACAACGATACCCACGGCAATGTTACCTGATGTTGCGTAGACAGTCAGAAGCAGGAAGAACCAACTGGACGTCCCATGTTAAACAGCTACTGTTTCAACATGGTTTCGGTTACGCGTGGATTGCAGACGAAATCGGTGATGTTAAGACATTTATGGCTGCATTCACTCGAAGACTGAAAGACTATGCTTTACAGAAACTTAATGCTGACATAAACTCATCGGCAAAAGCAATCTATTATTGCCAATTTAAATCATTACTTGacattgaaaaatatctaaCACTTAATATGCCATATTCACATAGAAAGGCCCTTTCGAACTTTCGATGCTCGTGCCATAAATTGATGGTAGAAAAGGGAAGACATGTGAATATAGAACGACAGTATAGATTTTGCCCATTTTGCTTAAGTCGAAATGTGTACACTGTCGAAGATGAATTACATATGCTGTTAATTTGTCCACTTTATAACGACTTGAGAAATGAACATTTCATGCCACAATGGCTAAATACATTTGTGAGTGTTACTCTATTTAATGCTATCATGTCGAGTGATCAGGAAGAACATATACGTTGTTTggcaaactttttactaaatgcattttctttaagaGATGCAActattcaagtttaaacaacatTCAATTACGAACATAATGatatgttacaaacatgtttaaatattgcctATACTTATTTATGCACCAATGTTATCGTTTCATAACCATTATATGTGTCACTGtacatacatgtgcatgtctatttattatttaaattatgaatatgtcaTCTATATAACAAATGTGATACTGTGTATTTTGGGCTGGAGGCCTTGTAGTACGTAATAAACTATTCGTATTCGTATTCGTAACCTGTTTACTGAAGTTCAGATATCCGATGTAAAACTGGTAATTATGATGTCCTGTGCCTGGTGAACCCATTTCATTGcgatatcatttaaaaaggtataaaatgtacaaaagaaCCCAAACTATTATAGAACAAGTTATTGAAGTTTGGGTTCCCGATAATTAACTTATAATCGGAAGCGTTTGTAATATTGCTTCCTTTAGAGTTTTACGTTTATTACGTATAaacacctttcaaatgataccaacatagCATGTGGTCGCCAGGAATTCAAAGTTCACTTACCCTTAAACAGATGTTGTTACATTTTCTGTTATCGTTTTAAGGCAGgaacatacatgtttaaagcAACAgttcaaacaattttttaacaatttcattaaTTGATGTTAAAGGtctataattatgtatttaaacaaactaTCCTGACTGAGGATTAACGTGCAATAATGGCGTTTTACTAATTTAATAAAGAAAGCTTTAAAGTCTTCTATTTAGAACACACCACACAGGTTAAAACCTGGTCCTTGCTGTATGGAGGACATTTTAACGAGCCACAAACAGTTTGTGCAAAGTAAAACAAAGCACCATCTTGGTCACTTTCAGCACTTCCTTAAGCTTTTTCAGGGTTTCCGTCCATGCAAACGAGCTCCTTGTTCCCAGGATGGCTGGAATGAGTCGACATCAAATAACCAGCGTACTCTTTATGCCACCCGCTATAACAGGCATTCCTCGCTGGGATCATGACAACGCTTTTTCCAACAACGCGGCAGACGACACATGGAACATCCTCGTTATGTAAATCCGTGTGAAACGTGGCAGAATTTGTTTCATACTCAGCACCATAAACCTTGCTAACGGACCTCGCTTTACGTCCACGGTCATCAAAGATTGGGTCCAGCGGCAGACAAATGTAATTACTGCTCGCCCCTTGGTGACTGTGATCTCCCCCGCCAGCAAACCCTTCGTACACCATCTCCGTGGTTCCAGGGCACGACCGCCGACCCCATCTTGTATATAAACCGCTGCTCTTGACGTCAACGGACTTGAATGATCGGATTTCTTTCTGTAGCTTTTCCACTGTGTTTGTTACTTCTGAAATTATGACAAAGTATTATGAACATcatgtaaacattaatattcatataataaagcTTTGTGTACTTTTAATCCTACGTAATAACAGTACCTTTGCAAACATtggaacaaatatatttataaagacaaaaattatatatgaatCCAGGTGTACAGCTCCTCTCACTTTCAACTGGCCTATCGGATGTTCTATACATTGTTGATGAATCATCATTTCCAAACAGTAATAAGCACATTTAAAAGGCTGTGTACATAATattaccatgtttttttttaattatgcatATCTTCCTTTAGCTCTATGAATACcgattaatattttaaatggagTGTTCAACAATAAATTACCTGAAATCGACTGAACCGTTTCTTCCACAGAGACAGTTGTCTTTTTCAATGACTCTTTATAAGCTTCCATACTTATTTCCAATCTGATAACTTTCTCTAGCAGCTTTTCCTCATAATGAAACCTGGAACATTCAGGCTCCCGCGCAATGCAAACGGTTGTCATTAAAATAGTATCCGAAGGTATCTAAGACTTTCCATTTTTTCAAACTGATTTATGGTCGTAGCAGTTTCTCTAACAACCGCGCACACTGAGAAACCAAACCACTCTTTCATGCAGTTACtcataaacaatatatcaacACAGACcttaaatcaaattgaataattttgtttccTGGACAACCTTTTCATACGAAAATCGCTTTACAAATAACAAGCcgcatattttgtttgttcacCACTCATTTTAATACATACTGCTATCcatgtaaattatatttgaacaatctttaaAAACGGACGTCCTTTATCTTTTGCgctttatttggtaaaataaattatcaaaattgtttttaatatgatttgaGGGATTATATCTGTCTTGTAATTGTTATAGATAAAGCAGAACGTACGCTGTTACTTTGGCTTTATGTGCTGTATGTTAtcattactttatttattatatgctgaAATACGGCATTATACCGCACGTGACTTTGCCTGTATAAACtccagaaaaaaaaatccaaatggGGAAAAATGCACAGAAGTATGAAACACCGCATTACAATTACCAGATTttctgtatttaatatatattatattatagtaTAACATAGTTAAAGTAGAGAAACATCGTATTGTTTGCAAATTGATTTTGGGGGttattcataacaaaaaaaacaatggatttttttttgaatcAGTCAATATCCagttcaatttatataaaaatgcccAATAGTTCTTTTTCATGTATTCTATATTGcaaattaattaactttaagTATAGAAATAGTTATTTGGCTGAATGAAATGTTAAgtattacaaaacataaatgacaaCAGATGAAAATATTTGCGAATATCTGGTAATTGCCTATACGTGGATAAAAAACTGAACAATTATGGTCACAGAAATGACATGAGCTACATAtcgtgcaaaataacatttgaaaacattatctTTCTGA
This genomic stretch from Mya arenaria isolate MELC-2E11 chromosome 10, ASM2691426v1 harbors:
- the LOC128204520 gene encoding short-chain collagen C4-like, whose protein sequence is MEAYKESLKKTTVSVEETVQSISEVTNTVEKLQKEIRSFKSVDVKSSGLYTRWGRRSCPGTTEMVYEGFAGGGDHSHQGASSNYICLPLDPIFDDRGRKARSVSKVYGAEYETNSATFHTDLHNEDVPCVVCRVVGKSVVMIPARNACYSGWHKEYAGYLMSTHSSHPGNKELVCMDGNPEKA